AACTTTGTCCCCCTTTTTTAGAatggatgattttttttgaattaacaCCACATTAGTTATGGCCACCAAAttttgtcccccttcaaatttatCTATGCATTGTTGGTCTGTCAAATGTTTCTCACCGATTACTTAACAAAGTAATAACTAACACCACATTAGTTAAGTGCAAAAATCATATGATGGGTTATCCTCTTCTTGAAAAAAAAATAAGAGCAAAAGAAATTTGAAAACAAGGATGAGTTTAATTTGGCTCGTACGTACCTGCCCAAGAAGTATGGGCCGTTATGGCCAGCTTCCTGCTCCACGAGCGTCATGATCTTGGGAGCCTGGTCACGGATCATAGACAGCAGCGGGCCGAGGTGAGCGCCGGGGACGCGGTGCATGCGGTTCACCGCGTTCACGGCCAGCGCCTCCCCGACGCGGCGCTGCAGAGCGGCAGGGCGCAGCCTCTCCAGCTTGTCGGCCACGGCGGCATGGAACTCGAACGGCACACGCAGCGACGCGGCGAGGGAGGCAAGGTGCCGCCCGGTCTCCCTTACAGCCGTGGCCGGGTGGCCCACCCCCGTCAGCCTTAGCGTCGGCGGGCCACCCGGCCGCGCCGCGAGCGCCTGGAGGAAAGCCGGCCACTGGTAGCCCTGGAGGATGTCGAGGTCGACGACGTGGACGCGGTCCTCGCCGTGGAAGGCCTCGAAAATGGCCTGGTTGGCCGTGAAGTGGGCGAACTTGATGTAAGGGCATGCCTGGTAGAGGATCTGGTAAATCTTTAGGGTATCGGGCGACGGCGGGAAGGGGTAAGGAGCGCCCGCACCGCGCGGGGAGATGGCGGTGCCCGAGGAGACCGAGAGGCGAGTGGCGAGCGCGTCGGCgaagtaggaggctacgcgctgcATGGAGTCGCCGAGCGGCGAGGCGACgcggcggaggaggtggaggtggcggaggGCGGAGGGCTGGTCGCCCTTGGACACGAAGTCGGCGCACGCCAGCAACAGGTGCACCAGCTGAAGACCGCTGTCCTGCTCCTGCATGCGTGGAATTTGAATTGTCAGTAGCGATTACTGATTATTCCGGATTTGTTCGGCCAAAAAAGAACAATTGATTTGTAGCTGCATGAAGCCATGAACTCAAATCATTCATACGGGCGTCACGTATGTGTACTCTCTATGTGAAACATGCTTTGTTCATTTTTAGTAGGCAGAAGACGTAGAACTTAGTTATAATTCTTGAAAAGATCTTCAATATTTGTTGGAAATGCCGAATTACCAATTTTCATCTGGAGTAATATTTGACTTGCTGATTCTTGCTCTTTAAAATCTTGCGAGTGGAATCAATACAATATACTGAAAATGAGAAACTATGCACATTCTCAATGCATAATTTTTCAATAAAATGTGAGTTTTTCATTAAAATCCATATTTTACGAAATAATAAAGCTGAATCCTAGGTCATGACCACAACCTTCTTTCCCCCTCTGCAATTACTCTCTTTCATGCGCCTCTTTCTCGCGCTACCTTTTTTAGATAGAGGTTTAACGTCCGTCCTTAAAAATTAGGCCCTTAAGTTCATGGACTAGGGTTCAACAAGGAACAAAAATGGACAGCGGCGCATCGCGGAGGTTCTGCAAACAAACAGATGAAGGAGATACAAAtctctctttctctcccccccccctctctctcacacacacatacaaacactctctctctctctctctctctctctctctctcttgccccctccctctccccctctcccctcaaATTCACCGTCGCCGGCTTTGTCTGATTCAAGTCAAGAGCTCAGGAGTTTGTTGAACCACAATTTAGCATTTCCTCGAAGCCTGATAGGCTGCTACTAACTACCCATCGGATGCCTTGTGTGACCTCGCTGAAATCGGCCATCATGAATGGTTTTCCCAAGGTGAGCCATTCAACTCCCCCTTCATCTgcctcttccccttccccttctccgTCTTACTCCCCCTTCCGCCCTTTCATCTTCTTCCACTCGGCTTGCCGCCCATTTCCCTCGTAtcagacagtaagaaaggtttggCTTTCTAAGACTTGATTTTAGGTGTCCATGAACATATTACACCCTCAATTGCTCTTTGTTGGCACGTTAGTTTGTGTGTGTGCATCGGATTTTAcgttgtgtgcatcctaactatgcaaaATGTCGAGTGTGTGCGTATTGTGTTTGTCTGGATCCCTCGATGCGGCATTTGATTCAATATAAAGGGCCTTTTTTAGAAAGCATTAAATATGGCATACTTTTGGCAAGTTGGGCTAAAACAGCGGTCTCAATCTGACTTGGCTATAATCTACTACCACACCACCCCCACGTACGGAATGCATGGACTGCGACCATTTGGCCAATTGTGACAGCCTGCGTACCAAATTCAAAGACTACCAAAGAAGATGGAGTAAAAAAACAGTGCATAACCGCAACCTAAATCCTCAAGTCTACGTAAACAGTCTGTGTAACTTGATGCATGGTTGCCATCGCAtgaacataaaaataaaaataaaaattgatgCATGGCTGTTACTCTTAGTTACCTGCTCAGCCTGATCTGACTGTATTACTGACCCCAGCATGCTGTGCAAGGATGAAGAATCTGCCCACTGGTCAGGCTTTGCCATTTGGTGCTGCAACGGCAAGCCATCTGCAGCTCCGAACTGGCTGGCGTAGTAGAGGTGATCGGGCTGCAAACCTCCCACCTGAATCCCTCTGCCGACCGCCGCCTCGTCCCTGGTTCCGTACACCGGCTCCGGCATCGCCAGGCACTCGGAGAGCGTCGGCAGCTGCGTGGCACTGGTGCCGGCAGAGGAGGAGCCGCCGGCATCCTTCTCCGGCGGCAGCTGGTACGCCAGGTACCCTTCCTCCAGGAAGGAGGAGTTCAGGGATGGCAGAGCAAGGTTCTCGCTGTTGTTAACGTAGGACGAGGAGCAGGAGAGGTTGCTCTTGCTGCTGTTGCTGTGGGCGTTGTTGACGAATCCCTTGTGGAGCGGGCTCTGCGACGACTTCCCCTTGCCATAGCCGGCGAGATTGCTGGGGCTCCCCGTGTCCATGCCGTGCAGGGTGCCATGCATGTAGCTCTGTTGGCTGGTGCTGTTGTTGTAGAGGCTGGAGAAGGTTCTCCTCGGGGAGGCGACCATCTCTCGCTTTGGGGAGGACACCATGTAGTCCCGCTTGGGTGAAGACATCATGTAGTCCCGCTTGGGAGAAGACACCATGTAGTCCCTCTTGGGAGAAGACGCCATGAAGTCCCTCAGAGGGCTGAAGTCCCTCCTTGGGGAGGACATCAAGAAGTCGGCGCCCGAGGCGGCGCCGGGGCCGATCTGGTCGGCAAAGAGCGACTCCCACATGGCGAGGTCAGGCGACTGGATCTCGCCGTCGATGTCTCCATCGAACCTCAGCGCTTGCAGGCCCGCTAGGGCGTCGATGGCGTCGGGGTCCGCGGAGGAAGCGACGATGTTCGACTCCGAGAAGGAGGCGGTGGGTGATGTCGGCGCTGCTGGCTGGTGCTGTAGCTGCTTCGTGCCGGAGCTCATGTCAACAGCGCAGTTCAGCGTCCCCATGCGTGAACACATGAGATATCGTGTCCCAACTACACCGGCAACGATGCATCTAACACCATCAACTACTCGACCAAATCGTCGTTGAAGCTAGCTAGCTTTGGGTTTCAATCTCAGAGATGTTTCATTTGGTCCAGCTTCCCTGATAGGTCTTGAAATATGGGAGCTAGCTAAGCAGCAGAAGCGTGTGCCCTGAAATATGGGTCGACGAGCTTGGAGCCATCATGTTGGCATGTACGCACATGCACATCACGTAGAGACAAAGGCGGTGTTTTGGTTGGTTGGTCGGGAAGAAAAATTGGTTTTGCTACATTCCTTCTGTACTCTTTTGTTGTTGGCTATGGCTTATTGGTGAAGGTTACCTGCCAGCAAAACGATAAACAGGTCTCACAAGAGCGCAGGTCCTCCAAAGTGAAGGAGACAATTGAGCCGCCTAGGAGGAAACGCAAGGCAGCTTTGATAAAGAAATCTGGAGACAGATGCCTAATGCTCCAACTTATGCTCCAGACAATAGAGTCGCCTAGGAGGAAACGCTAAGGCAGCTTCCATAAAGAAATCTGGAAATCTCGAGAGAGAAACTTTTATACTACAGCCAGATATATATTCCAACAGTCTAGGCAACGGCTGGGACGATTGTGCCATCGGCTGAGAGAAAGATGTTAAAGAGCGTGGCTGTTTTACTAGCCTGGGCAATCAGCTGGGATGGGGGTAACAAATGGTCTTTTGATAACAAGGCTAGCTCGATTGATCGTATCTTTGATAAAATCAAGTGTGATGCACACAACTGGTCTAAAGCTGGCGCTAAATGCCTGGGTTTGCGTTCGCCTAGGGTTTTACGGTAATGACAAATCCCGAacatttggattttaagcatgACAACCCGAACGATTTTGTGGCAACTTTAGTTGATGCAAGGTGACAAGTTTGAAAATGTTTGGGCTGCTATGCTTAAAATCCGGACGTTCGGGATTTATCAGGGTCCTAATTTTAAGGTCcctcttttgtttttccttctggTTGTTGTTGCAATCTAAGACTTTGTACCTCTTTTCTGTCTTGGACTCTTTTTTCTATATTAATTATATGTAGTTTTCCTGCATGGTTTAAAAAGGACATTTCAATAATTTGACTGATGAACAATAACAACTACTATATTTCAATACTCCCTCGTATGTAGACTCCTTCGTGACTTATATGTGAGAGCGATTATGACCATGCCTATTTTTTATTTAATGACGAACTTGAGCTAAACTAGGGAAAATATGTCAATAGGTATCAGGTTTTCACGTCCGTCATGATAGGAAATTTTGTTGGGATATCCTCCTTGTTTGGGCTATGATGAGATAACAAATTGAAGCCTTTAGGCAGCCCAAACGTGTGGTAGGGCCCACTACCCATCAGGGTTATGACCTAGAATGATTTTGATCTTTGCAGGTGTGGGAAGGGAGCTGTCTCGCCCTCCATCTAGTAGCCACCAACACAAGTAAAGAAAAATAAGGTTAGCCTCCGttgaacgaagaagaagaagaagaagaagaagaagaagaagcagcagcagcagaagaagaagaagaagaagaagaagaagaagaagaagaccaagataGAAAAGTGAAATAAATGAAGATTGAACAAAGGGCTTGCACGCAAGCAAACGAGACTCTTTCCCAAGGTTGTGAAGTCTGTTAGACAATGTTTATAAGTAGATTCTGTACATGGCATGTATCTTGTATTTGTACACTTGGTGTACCCCTATATATATGAGAAGATAGCTACACCCGTATTGGGTGTTTAGCAGTTCCCACAAATTATAAGTGTTACATGGTATCAGATTAGGTTACAATTATGTCTTCCGCCGCCGCCATTGCGGCGACCCCATCTGCCCCGGCCGGCGCTGCTCCGGCCGCTACCACCCCACCCGCTCCTCAGGTCCACGGCGCTCACGCCGGTGCTGCCTCTCCGTTTTTGGCCTCGCGCCCACTGGACTCCGTAGCTggtgccgccgctccggctgccgccgcgcaGGCTGTTGCGTCTCTGCATGGCCCGCCGTCGCCGATCTCCTACGACGCCGCGACTCCGTTCCCGCCTGCCGACTACGCCCCGGCACCACCGCCGGCCTATGCGGCTCCCGCGGCCAACCCCTGGCCGGGGTATCCACCTGCGCCGCTGGCGGCATATAGCGCTCCACCCGCACCGACGCCCTACGACGCTTCAGCGCCGCTGCCGCCGGCTCCCTACGGCGCCATGGTCGTGCAGCTGGCTCCCTGAGGCGCCTCTGCCCCGTAGGCATATGCGCCTCCTCATGGCGCTTCCTGCGCCTACAGGTCGCCTTACAGTGGTCCATCGACGGAGATGTTGCCCTCGTCTGTGCTACCGGGTGTTAACTCGTTCCCGGGCTTTTATGCGCCACCACCGCCTCCGGATCATGTTGTGGCTCCTGCGCCGTTTTACTTTGCGCACCTCAGCCCAGTGAAGTTGATGACGGATAACTGCTTGTCGTGGCGTGCTCAAGTATGCCGCTTCTTCGCAGTCGCCAATTGGAGGGTTATGTTGATGGCACACGGTTGTGCCCTACGCCATATCATCCGCCGCATCATGCTTGGGTGGCCCAGGATCAAGCCATCCTCTCCGCTGTCCAGTCCTCTCTCACGGAGGGAGTCTCGTCACTGGTCATCTTTGCCGCTACGTCTCGGGACACGTGGGCGGCCCTTCATACCAGTTTTCCTTCGCAGTCCTAGGCACGTGCTCATTCTATTCGCACTGCGCTTGggaaggtgatgacccacaagtataggggatcaattgtatctatttttgataagtaagagtgtcgaacccaacgaggagcagaaggaaatgacaagtggttttcagcaaggtaatgtctgcaagtgctgaaattgtaagtaaccgagtagtttgatagcaaaataatttgtaacgagcaagtaatgatagtagtaacgaAAGTGCAACaatgtagcccaatccttttgaggcgaaggacaggccaaaatggcctcttatagtaagcaaagcgttcttgagggtacacgggaatttcatctagtcactttaatcatgttgattcgatttgtgttcgctactttgataatttgatatgtgggtggaccggtgcttaggtgatgttcttacttgaacaaacctcctacttatgattaaccccctcgcaagcatccgcatctacgaaaaaagtattaagaataaattctaaccatagcattaaacttttggatccaatcggtcccttacagaatagtgcataaactagggtttaagcttctgtcactcttgcaacccataatctaataactactccacaatgcattcccttaggcccaaacatggtgaagtgtgtgtagtcgacattcacatgacaccactaagggaatcacaacatacatgttatcaaaatatcgaacacatatcaagttcacatgattacttgcaacatgatttctcccgtgacctcaaggacaaaagtaactactcacaaatgataaccatgctcaagatcagaggggtattaaatagcatattggatctgaacatataatcttctaccaaataaacaatatagtgatcaactgcaagatgtaatcaacactactagtcacccacaagcaccaatctatagttccggtacaaagattgaacacaagagatgaactagggtttgagaggagatggtgcttttgaagattttgatggataCTGCCTTCCCCAAGAtgtgagagttgttggtgatgatgatgacaatgatttcccccttcgagagggaagttcccctgtcggaatcgctccaccggagggcaaaagtgctcctgcccaagttccgcctcgggACGGCgtcgctccatcccgaaagtcctctccttatttttttctaggtcaaaatgacttatataacagaagatgggcaccaaaggtgggcttgggtgagcacaacccaccagggcgcgcctgggctgcctagcgctcccaggtgggttgtgccccacctggtgggccccctctggtacttactgtctccaatattcctcaaatattccataaaaaatctccgtaaagtttcagcttgtttggagttgtgcagaataggtggcctggcgtagcttttccaggtccagatttccagctgccagaattttCCCTCTTTGTGTtttccttgcatattatgagagaaaacgcattagaattattccaaaaagcattattatgcataaaaacatcataaataacagtaggaaatcatgatgcaaaatggacatatcaactcccccaagcttagaccttgcttgtcctcaagcgaaaaccgcaatcaaaaaacatgtccacatgcttagagagagaggtgtcgataaaaaacaaaatatagacatagaagcatcatgtagattattataacagcaacaaatttaaacataatatTTTTAtcgtagaacttttatcatagacttcccatgaataagcgacaattcatcacacaattgaagtataaagcataaactctattagaaagcaacaaactatgttctcagtcaactttgcaactacaattcatcatcttttcaggaagggtcacgtatcttttcaggaagggtcacatactcaaccatcatatagtcttccatgattgctaaaactcaccgcatacacatgagcaaaacgtttcaaccagacacataaagataggggcttatagtttcgcctcccaacgtattcacctcaagggtgatgtcaacaataataactcatgccacccatattcagctggacatatgtgcctagatctttcctcaccacatgatgcttgccaaaggagaaaataaaaaggagtaGACAGaagaaactttgactcttgcataaaagtaaattcatgaaagtaaaagataggcccttcgcagagggaagcagaggttgcccttcgcttatttatttgtatgctcaaccccttagtgcaaaagaatgtcacgttgcattgccccttgtgatggcaacctttattatgcaatctgtcgcttttattcttcaccatcacaagttcgtacaagactcagttttctcttacactaaatgatctcacacttctagaagcaatttttattgccttattgcaccgatgacaacttacttgagggatctttctcaatccataggtaggtatggtggactattaaaaataagatttgggtttaatggttttggatgcacaagtagtatctttacttaGTGTGAAATTttcggctagcaaagataggggcaagcaccacatgttgaaggatctatgacaatataacttctatgtgaatatgaacaaacataaatcattatggtgtcttccttgtccaacgtcaacaattttggcatatactattttgatgggggctcacaatcacaaaagatttctaggacagtgtatttatatgtgaatcttctcttcccttattaattctttcatgagttgtatcattgactaatgctatgtttgtcaatctctaataaaattttctacttatacttttgcttatgtggtgtcatcacttaccataagattagcatatgatctttttaatttatttcctttctttttattgcagcaTGAAAGTAGAGAAAGTAAAAACTCAAACTAaattttattatatatctcgcacatgattaaaaagatagatcactaagaaaactcttgaaaagaaaggatcgaactaaacttttattcctctaaagaaaaagatcgaactaaattaagtaaaggcaaaagatagtggggatgatacgatatcggggcacctcctccaagcttggcggaagcaaggggagtgcccatacccgatactcaattttcttttggtgatgaagaaggaggtgttgATGATATAACTCCCAATATATCCATGATTGCCTCCTTCATGCTTTGAATCTCACGAAGAGCTTTATGGAGCAGCTCCGTGTTTTCCTACACTGCGGCCATAATATGTTTATTCTCCGGCCCCCAAGAACTTGCTTCTTCATCACTTTCTCTTggacgagatatgtcccaattggacggtatgtgcACACGAGGAGTATTTTCGAGCCCATAATTATGAATCAAATTATGAAAATTGttacgatgtaacctgtgtaagggcctTCTTGGTGGGAGTTCTTCTTGGACTTCAAGGTTCTCTTGACTGTTGGTTGATCTTATGGCCTGGTGAGGGTTAGGATGAGTGGAGATGCCAGCCAGTGTGCCACTCTCGGAAGCCGTAAAGTGAACTACAGAAGAATTTTCTTCATTCTCCTCCATGGCTACCTCCTCAACTCGTCCTCTCCCCAGCTCTGCCTGGTGAAACCAAGCATCGCCCTCTTCATGGTTGGAGAGGGAAGAATCCATGATACCTAGCCTGACAGACCTGACAGAAAATagtaagaaaagagaacagaagatttttccgcgatacggtggtcaataggtttggggggtatataaagattttttttatcttgggaaacaagcaaactgtagaaaaatggagtccggaaggtgccccaggtgggcacaacccgtcttgtgcccaccaggttcACTTTCCCGGTAgttttttattttcctaatttgCTAAATATTCCAAAGCTGACAAAatatatttttttggattttttggagtccgtttacttactgtatcaggtacctcctctttttttcaagattctggagtgttccggaaggactcttttatgtgttcttccggtggcaaagtttggataatattactttcaacattaatgggcatacccgagatataatgttttattcgttgcccattaacaaccttcgggttagtaccttcagcattatttattttgatagctccatatcgataaacctcctcgataacatagggtccttcccatttagagaggagttttcctgcaaagaatttgaaacgagagttgtacaaaagaacatattctccgactttgaattctcgcttttggattcttttatcatgccatattttaactttttttgAATAacatggcattttcataagcttgggttctccattcatctaatgagctaatatcaaataacctattttcaccggcaagtttgaaatcatagttgatttctttgactgcccaatatgctttatgtt
The window above is part of the Triticum aestivum cultivar Chinese Spring chromosome 2A, IWGSC CS RefSeq v2.1, whole genome shotgun sequence genome. Proteins encoded here:
- the LOC123191490 gene encoding GRAS family protein RAM1-like — translated: MGTLNCAVDMSSGTKQLQHQPAAPTSPTASFSESNIVASSADPDAIDALAGLQALRFDGDIDGEIQSPDLAMWESLFADQIGPGAASGADFLMSSPRRDFSPLRDFMASSPKRDYMVSSPKRDYMMSSPKRDYMVSSPKREMVASPRRTFSSLYNNSTSQQSYMHGTLHGMDTGSPSNLAGYGKGKSSQSPLHKGFVNNAHSNSSKSNLSCSSSYVNNSENLALPSLNSSFLEEGYLAYQLPPEKDAGGSSSAGTSATQLPTLSECLAMPEPVYGTRDEAAVGRGIQVGGLQPDHLYYASQFGAADGLPLQHQMAKPDQWADSSSLHSMLGSVIQSDQAEQEQDSGLQLVHLLLACADFVSKGDQPSALRHLHLLRRVASPLGDSMQRVASYFADALATRLSVSSGTAISPRGAGAPYPFPPSPDTLKIYQILYQACPYIKFAHFTANQAIFEAFHGEDRVHVVDLDILQGYQWPAFLQALAARPGGPPTLRLTGVGHPATAVRETGRHLASLAASLRVPFEFHAAVADKLERLRPAALQRRVGEALAVNAVNRMHRVPGAHLGPLLSMIRDQAPKIMTLVEQEAGHNGPYFLGRFLEALHYYSAIFDSLDATFPADSAPRMKVEQCLLAPEIRNVVACEGAERVARHERLDRWRRIMEDRGFEAVPLSPAAVGQSQVLLGLYGAGDGYRLNEEKGCLLLGWQDRAIIGASAWRC